A part of Ptychodera flava strain L36383 chromosome 11, AS_Pfla_20210202, whole genome shotgun sequence genomic DNA contains:
- the LOC139143759 gene encoding nuclear receptor subfamily 1 group D member 2-like isoform X2, with the protein MWNSVQKADKCMCYSNAAQYLSHLRKPSTDQLNELINCQICGDTSTGFHYGVHSCEGCKGFFRRSISQHTTYTCTNKESCEISIYTRNQCQLCRWKKCLSAGMSKDASRLGRRSKRMIERMQDMISLKHDGQEKPMKDDYMRHPWGSAQSSMFNGIRNAMAFKGQNRYGSSSNPYSMDQVRVKSENPRSVCEFESFASKEMSSGDFRDHCGKSGAVSDRFEESMSSNTSGTLGSSSLSDIKGISAEAINKMLLSGQPVILIPQQIGSASRTMAVNGQIPPAVVVVSQPSSDNSQESEKGMEESLHGDGSSSEQNSPEEQKVPESPNFNSLFPEQSCQGSLGDRSEVHFQKPTETQTSQSMSPPQKDENFTHPSVSPGNDMMDVKDIPKEPLDIKDFGQLPSPMFGNSLSPFLPPSLNSPGKFFPFETPTPSPQDGSAVSPKLPSNIPPFEIDFSEPTPEQEARLSKLIKGVAKVHHDICHFTKARIRILKAKYYGIVEPDVDKRGRKLHDCSNCPLPPDFPTSDTPPRELDILPELITPSHMVQFFANKFTSLITRIVIFTKQIPGFRSLHKEDQVTLIKSGLFEVAAVRFTTVMDLERHMVHYWTTGDSFTKEMALKSPLGKIIDLLFDFARCFSKFELTDDEIGLLNAVIMVAPDRAGLKRKDEVQLLQADLLKALQIEIKRQHPEDPSIFAKLLTTIPKLREIGPEHTKRLMELKVQNPLMTKLSPLHAEVFNLTD; encoded by the exons atcaACTGAATGAACTCATCAACTGTCAAATATGTGGAGATACTTCGACAGGATTTCACTATGGGGTTCATTCCTGTGAAGGATGCAAG GGATTTTTCCGTAGGAGTATCAGCCAGCATACAACATACACCTGTACAAACAAAGAATCGTGCGAAATTTCAATATACACAAGGAATCAATGTCAACTATGTCGATGGAAAAAGTGTCTCTCGGCTGGCATGTCAAAAGATG CATCACGGCTTGGAAGACGAtcaaagagaatgattgaacgCATGCAGGACATGATCTCTCTGAAACACGACGGCCAGGAGAAGCCGATGAAGGACGATTACATGCGGCACCCGTGGGGATCAGCACAGTCGTCCATGTTCAACGGCATCAGAAATGCAATGGCTTTCAAGGGCCAGAACAGATACGGCTCATCGTCCAATCCCTACTCAATGGATCAGGTTCGCGTAAAGTCTGAAAACCCGCGATCAGTTTGCGAATTTGAGTCGTTCGCGTCGAAGGAGATGTCGAGTGGTGATTTCAGAGATCATTGTGGGAAGAGCGGTGCTGTGTCGGACAGATTCGAAGAGTCAATGTCTTCAAATACTTCAGGCACGCTCGGCAGCTCAAGTCTGTCAGACATCAAAGGGATTTCCGCCGAAGCCATTAACAAGATGTTGTTGTCCGGGCAACCAGTGATACTTATTCCACAGCAGATAGGCTCTGCGTCACGTACGATGGCGGTGAACGGTCAGATCCCTCCAGCAGTTGTTGTTGTTAGTCAGCCGAGCAGCGATAACTCACAGGAGTCTGAGAAAGGGATGGAGGAATCGCTCCATGGGGACGGCAGCAGTTCGGAGCAGAACTCGCCGGAAGAGCAGAAAGTGCCTGAAAGCCCGAACTTTAATTCCTTGTTTCCTGAACAATCATGTCAGGGGAGCCTGGGGGACAGGTCAGAAGTGCATTTCCAAAAGCCAACCGAAACTCAGACATCACAGAGCATGTCCCCTCCacagaaagatgaaaattttacaCATCCCTCCGTCTCTCCCGGAAACGACATGATGGATGTGAAAGACATACCAAAAGAGCCGCTTGATATCAAAGACTTTGGCCAGCTACCATCGCCAATGTTCGGTAATTCCCTCTCCCCATTTCTGCCGCCTTCTCTGAATTCTCCGGGAAAGTTTTTCCCGTTTGAAACTCCGACACCAAGCCCCCAGGATGGCTCCGCGGTGTCTCCGAAGCTACCTTCGAACATTCCTCCTTTTGAGATTGACTTTTCAGAGCCCACTCCGGAGCAGGAAGCCCGACTGTCCAAGTTGATTAAAGGAGTAGCCAAGGTGCATCAcgatatttgtcattttacgaAAGCCAGGATTCGCATTCTGAAAGCTAAATATTATGGGATAGTAGAACCTGATGTCGACAAAAGG GGAAGGAAATTACATGACTGCAGCAACTGTCCGCTACCTCCAGACTTCCCGACATCAGACACACCACCGAGGGAATTGGACATCTTGCCCGAGCTGATCACGCCATCTCATATGGTACAGTTTTTTGCCAACAAGTTCACCAGCCTCATCACGCGCATCGTCATCTTCACTAAGCAGATACCGGGCTTCCGATCGCTCCACAAGGAGGATCAAGTGACCCTGATTAAATCGGGCCTCTTTGAAGTCGCGGCCGTGCGCTTCACCACGGTGATGGACCTGGAGCGACACATGGTGCACTACTGGACGACGGGCGACAGTTTCACCAAAGAGATGGCCCTCAAGTCGCCGCTTGGCAAAATCATCGACCTGCTGTTCGACTTCGCAAGATGCTTCAGCAAGTTTGAGCTGACAGACGATGAAATTGGCCTGCTTAATGCAGTCATCATGGTGGCTCCTG ATCGTGCGGGACTGAAGAGAAAGGACGAAGTACAGTTGCTGCAGGCGGACCTGTTGAAAGCTCTGCAAATTGAAATCAAGAGGCAGCACCCCGAAGATCCAAGCATCTTTGCGAAATTGCTAACGACGATCCCGAAGTTGCGTGAAATCGGCCCCGAGCACACCAAGCGACTGATGGAGTTGAAGGTGCAGAATCCGCTGATGACAAAGCTCTCTCCTCTGCACGCCGAGGTGTTCAATCTGACCGATTAG